The following proteins are co-located in the Paludisphaera rhizosphaerae genome:
- a CDS encoding YybH family protein, producing the protein MRVLFVKILATAVAAVGLATVSVARWQTPAAAPAQAPAVAAQPAVPATPPATPAADFKPTTPAEQALMARVSAFVKAYEGGDAQALSALYTDDAVIVDPDGYEIKGKAEISQMYADSFADGGGLKLESHVEAIRFLTPDVARLEGRSRISVPGGDAAEFVRFSTLAVQKAGAWSIAEIREYPMPPEDVVPYERLKPLEWMVGDWVNEGDQAKVTAQVKWADNNSFLIRTYATEFQGQPRSSGTMFIGWDPQTGQIKSWLFDSEGGRGEGVWTQTAENQWVVKSQGMMRDGLPNSATLVHTILNKDSVKTDSVDRILGGVVSEDILDVVMVRKAPAPATGGAPQAK; encoded by the coding sequence ATGCGTGTCCTGTTCGTGAAGATTCTGGCGACCGCGGTCGCGGCCGTCGGTTTGGCTACGGTCTCCGTTGCGCGCTGGCAGACCCCCGCCGCCGCGCCCGCCCAGGCGCCGGCCGTCGCGGCTCAACCGGCCGTTCCTGCAACTCCGCCCGCCACGCCCGCGGCCGACTTCAAGCCGACGACGCCGGCCGAACAAGCCCTGATGGCCCGGGTCTCCGCATTCGTCAAGGCCTACGAAGGGGGCGATGCGCAGGCTCTGTCCGCTCTCTACACCGACGACGCGGTGATCGTCGATCCGGACGGCTACGAGATCAAGGGGAAGGCCGAGATCTCTCAGATGTACGCCGACTCGTTCGCCGATGGCGGCGGCTTGAAACTGGAGTCGCACGTGGAGGCGATCCGTTTCCTCACCCCCGACGTCGCCCGTCTCGAAGGACGTTCGCGCATCTCGGTTCCCGGCGGCGACGCCGCTGAGTTCGTCCGTTTCAGCACCCTGGCCGTTCAGAAGGCTGGCGCATGGAGCATCGCTGAAATCCGCGAGTACCCCATGCCTCCGGAGGATGTTGTTCCTTATGAACGGCTGAAGCCACTGGAATGGATGGTCGGCGACTGGGTCAACGAGGGCGACCAGGCCAAGGTCACCGCGCAGGTTAAATGGGCCGACAACAACAGCTTTCTCATTCGGACCTACGCAACCGAATTTCAAGGGCAGCCCAGGTCCTCCGGAACCATGTTCATCGGTTGGGATCCTCAGACGGGACAGATCAAATCCTGGTTGTTCGACTCTGAGGGAGGCCGTGGCGAGGGCGTCTGGACGCAAACGGCCGAAAACCAGTGGGTCGTCAAGTCGCAGGGCATGATGCGCGACGGCCTTCCCAACTCGGCGACGCTGGTTCACACCATCCTCAACAAGGACTCGGTCAAAACCGACTCGGTCGACCGGATTCTGGGCGGCGTCGTCTCCGAGGACATCCTCGACGTGGTGATGGTTCGCAAGGCCCCCGCGCCGGCGACCGGCGGCGCGCCGCAGGCGAAGTGA